A segment of the Gemmatimonadota bacterium genome:
TTCCTGGGCTCGAAGCGCGGCGGCGTCGAACTGTGCCGGGAGGTGGGACTTGCGGACCGCTTGCACGGCCCCAACCCCCGGCTGCGCCGCAGCTACGTCTTCCGCCGCGGCCGCCTGTATCCCCTGCCGGAAGGGCTGAGCGGCCTGATCCCCGCCCGCCTCGGCCCCCTGCTCACCACTCCGCTGATCTCGCCGCTGGGCAAGCTGCGCATGGCGCTCGAGTACTTCCTGCCGCCGCGGGGCGGGTCCGCGGACGAGGCGCTGGCCCACTTCATCAGCCGGCGGCTGGGCCGCGAGCTCTACGATCGGCTGGTCGAGCCGCTCATGGCCGGCATCTACGCAGGTGATGGCCGCGAGCTGAGCCTGGCCGCCACCTTCCCGCAGCTCCGTCAGCTCGAGCTCGAGCACGGCGGGCTGCTGCGCGGGATCCTGGCGCGGAGGCGGAAGTGGGCGAAGTCGGCGCGGAATGGAGCGGCCGGTCCCCGCCCGACGAGCGGCTCTGCTGCGGATTCGCGGAACGATCAGCCGCCCGCGGGGCCCGACTTCCTTACGCTGCCGAACGGGCTGACCGAGCTGGTGCGAGCGCTGGAGGACGCCTTGCGCGCGGCCGGCGCCCAGGTGCTGCTCGAGGCCAGGGCAGAGCGGATCGCGCCCGCGCAACGATCCGACGCCGGCGGCTACGCGCTGGGGCTGGCCGGCGGCCGCACGGTTGCCGCCGACGCCGTGATCCTGGCCACGCCCGCCTGGGCCGCCGCCGACCTGCTCGAGCCGCTCGACCCGGGTCTGGCCGCGCCGCTGCGAGAGATTCCCTACGTCTCCGTGGCCACGGTCTCGCTCGGCTTCCCCCTCGAGGCTGTGCCCCGCCCGCTGGATGGCTACGGCTACATCGTGCCTCGCACGGAGCGGCGCCCCGTACTCGCCTGCACCTGGAGCTCCAGCAAATTCCCGGGGCGCGCACCCGAGGGGTGGGCCCTCGTCCGCACGTTCCTGGGGCGCGCCGGCGACGACCCGATTACGGAGCTGGGCGAGGCGGACCTGCTGCGGCTGGCTCGCGAGGAGCTGCGCGCCGTGCTGGGAATCACGGCCGAGCCCGGAATCGCGCGCGTCCACCGCTGGCCGCGCGCCATGCCGCAGTACACGCTGGGCCACCTGGACCGCCTGGCCCGCATGGGCCGCGCGCTAACGGCGCACCCCCGGCTGTTCCTGGCCGGCCACGCCTACCGCGGCCTGGGCATGCCGGACTGCATCCAGTCGGGGGAGGAGGCGGCGGAAGCCGTGATCCGCGCCTTGCCCGCGGCGGACGCGATCCTTGCCGCGGGCAGACTGTGGCAGCCATGATAGACTTGCGCTGACCCCCGATTAGCTCCCCCCGGCAAGGCAGGACCCGATGAGGACGGACGCGCCCGTCGACCGCCGCCACTTCCTGGCCTACTTCTCCGCCATGGGCTTCTCCGGCAGCCTCTTCCCTGGCGTGCTCTGGGCGCGGCTGCAGCAGGAGCGTGAGATCACGAAGCAAATGGTCGCCGAGGCCGAGAAGGTCGCAGGGCTCGAGTTCACGGACGCGCAGCGCGAGGAGATGCTGCGGGGGCTCAACCAGAACGCGCGGGCGTACGCACAGCTCCGGAACGTGGCCCTCGAGAACGCCGTCCCGCCGGCCATCCAGTTCGACCCGGTGCTCCCGGGGATGGAGGTCCCGAGCGAGGTGAAGAAGTTCCGCCCGAGCAAAGTGGAGAAGGTCCGCCGCCCCGCGAACTTCGAGGAGGCGGCGTTCTGGCCGGTCACCCACCTCGCGGAGCTGGTCCGTACCCGGCAGGTCACGGCCGCCGAACTCACGCGCATGTACCTCGACCGGCTGAAGCGTTACGGCGAGAAGCCGCTCGAGGCGGTGGTCACGCTGACGGAGGAGCGGGCGATCGAGCAGGCCGCCCGCGCCGACCAGGAGATCCGGCGCGGCCGCTACCGCGGCCCACTGCACGGCATCCCCTGGGGCGCCAAGGACCTGCTCGCGGTGAAGGGCTACCGCACGACCTGGGGCGCCAAGCCCTACGAGAGTCAGGTGATCGAGGAGGATGCAACCGTGGTGCGGCGGCTCGACGAGGCGGGCGCCGTCCTGGTCGCCAAGCTGACGCTCGGCGCGCTGGCCCAGGGCGACGTCTGGTACGGGGGCATGACGCGCAACCCCTGGAAGCTGGACCAGGGGTCGAGCGGCAGTTCCGCCGGCCCGGCCGCCGCCACGGTCGCGGGGCTCGTCGGCTTCGCCATCGGCAGCGAAACCCTGGGCTCGATCGTATCCCCCTCGACGCGGACGGGGGCGACGGGGCTCCGGCCAACTTTCGGGCGAGTCAGCCGCCACGGCGCCATGGCGCTCGCGTGGAGCATGGACAAGATCGGGCCGCTCTGCCGCAGCGTCGAGGACTGCGCGCTGGTGCTGCGCGCGATCCAGGGCCCGGACGGCAAGGACCCTGCGGCACGCGACGTCCCCTTCAACTGGGACGCCAATGTGAAGCCGGCCGACCTCCGGATCGGCTTGCTGAAGAGCGCGTTCGAGGCGGAACGCGAGAACAAAGCGTTCGACGACGCGGCGCTCGAGGTCCTCCGCTCGCTCGGCGCGAAGCTCACACCCTTCGAGCTGCCCGCGGACTACCCCGTCGCCGCGCTCCGCTTCATCCTGAGCGCCGAGGCGGGCGCGGCCTTCGGCGGGCCCGCGCTCTCCGGCGAGCTGGACACCATGGAGCGGAGCTCCTGGCCCAACACCTTCCGCCAGGCGCGCTTCATCCCGGCGGTCGAGTACATCCAGGCGAACCGCGTGCGCACGCTCCTCATGCGCGCCATGCACCAGGCGATGAAGGGGTTCGACGTGGTGGTCGCACCGTCCTTCGCGCAGAACCTGCTCCTGCTCACCAACCTGACCGGGCACCCGACGGTCGTGCTGCCCAACGGCTTCACGCCGGCGGGGACGCCCGTGAGCCTGTCCTTCGTGGGGAAGCTGTGGGGTGAGGCCGAGGCGCTGGCGCTGGCCAGGGCGTATCAGGATGCGACCGGGTTCCACCTGAAGCAGCCGGCAGGGTTGGCTTGAGCGAGCAGGCGCTCGTGGCCGGCACCGCCTTCGCTGCCTGGCCCGCACCGGACCGCCCGCCTATCGCAGCGGCGCACCCTGTTCCAGCCAGCGCCGGAGCAGCTCGCGCTCCGGGGGCGTCATCCACGTCTTGTTGCCGGGCGGCATGGTCTCGGTCAGCACGGCGCGGGCCAGGATCCGGTCCGCTCGGGCGAGGATCTGCTCGGGGGTGTCGAAGGCGACGCCGGCCGGTGAGGCGCCGAAGCTGGGGTCCGCCGGGTTCGCCGAATGGCAGGCGGCGCAACGCCGGTCAATGACGCTGCGGGCCGTGCTGAACGCGACGTCGCCTCCCACGTCCTGGGGGCCCGCGCCTGCTACGCGACTGCCCGGGCCCGCCGGCCGCGCGCCGGCCAGGTACAACGCTGCAGCCCCGGCCGCGGCGGTGGCCGCTAGCGCCGGGACCCAGCGGCGATAGGTGAAGCGGATGTTCATGAGGTGGCGCACCACCGCCCCGCCCGCCAGCAATATCCACAGTACCAGCCAGTTCCGCTCGTGGCCGTACAAGCCGGGGAAATGGCTGCTCACCATGAGCACGATAACGGGGAAGGTCATGTAGTTGTTGTGGATCGAGCGCTGCTTGGCGCGGGCGGCGACCGCGGCGTCCGGCGTCGCCCCGGCGCCCACGGCCTGTACCAGTTGGCGCTGCGCCGGCATGATCTTCGTGGCCACGTTCCCGGCCATGAGCGTTCCCAGCATGGCGCCCATTTGCAGGAACGCGGCGCGCCCACTGAGCACGTGCGGCAGTGCCAGGCCGGCAGCCAGCAAGATGGCCAGGGACAGGAAGGTTGCAGCTCGCTCGCGCCGCACTAGGGGCCAGGCCCAGATCAACTCGTAGACGGCCCAGCCAGCGACAAGCAGGCCGGCGCTGAGCAGGATCGCGGCACCCGGCCCGATGCCCGAGACGGCCGGGTCCACGAGCAGCGCGCCGCCGCTCACGTAGTAGACCACCAGCAGCAGGCAGGCGCCGCTCAGCCACGTCGTGTACGCCTGCCACTTGAACCAGTGCAGCGGGCGGGGCAGCTCGCCGCCCTCGAGCGGCGTCTTCTGCACCAGATAGAACCCGCCGCTGTGGATCAGCCACGCCTCGCCCTGAAAGCCGCGCCCGGTTTCCCGGGGCGGGAGGAGGTTCCGGTCCAGCCAGTTGAAGAGCAGGGAATTGCCGATCCACATGATCCCCGCGATCACATGCACCCAGCGCAGCAGCAGGTCCAGCAGCTCCCTCAGTTGCGGCTCCATGCCTCGCCCCTGCGCCTACCGCGGTTCTCCGGCATTGCGCGATGCACGGTCTCGGACAACCTGCTCATGTGTTCTCTTCGTTCTCCGTGTTCTCGGCGTCTCCGCGTGAGACTACGTCACGGGCTCGTCACAAATAGTGTGGGTGAGTACCAGTGCACCGGCTCCATTCCGGATGACAGGTGCGGGCCCCGCGGCCCATCATACTGGCCGCCGGTTCCTCGAGATCCGCATGAACGACCGCCCGCGCACCTCCTCCAGCGTGAGCCCGGTGCGCTGCGCCGCCTCCGCTTCCGTGACCGCGCCGCAGTTGACGGCGCGCAGGAAGAAATTGAGCAGCCCCTGGCCCGTGGCGGCGTCGTCAAAGACCTGGCCGAGCAGCGTCGCCTGCGCTGCCTTGCCCACGAAGTTGCGCAGCCGCTCGCCCGCCGCGTCCAGCCCGTCCAGGAAGAAGGCGTACACGGCGGCGTAGCGCGTCGGAAGCTGCGCCGGGTGCAGGTCCCACCCCTGGTAGAAGCCGGTCACCAGCGAGTGCTGGATGTCCTGGTAGTGTAGCCGCCAGGCACGGTGCACCGTGGCGCGGCTCTCCTCCACCTGCTCGCGTGTCAGCGGCCGCTCGGCTGACTCGGCCCGGTGCGGCGGCACCGGCAGGATGGCGGTCGAGCCGTCGGACAGCCAGATGCCCGTCCCCGCGAACGCCGCCTGCATCATGTGCTTCGC
Coding sequences within it:
- the hemG gene encoding protoporphyrinogen oxidase, yielding MAVRGEAGRPRVVVVGGGIAGLAAAHRLARRAPGLDLILLEAAGRLGGKILTEHERGFTIEAGPDLFLGSKRGGVELCREVGLADRLHGPNPRLRRSYVFRRGRLYPLPEGLSGLIPARLGPLLTTPLISPLGKLRMALEYFLPPRGGSADEALAHFISRRLGRELYDRLVEPLMAGIYAGDGRELSLAATFPQLRQLELEHGGLLRGILARRRKWAKSARNGAAGPRPTSGSAADSRNDQPPAGPDFLTLPNGLTELVRALEDALRAAGAQVLLEARAERIAPAQRSDAGGYALGLAGGRTVAADAVILATPAWAAADLLEPLDPGLAAPLREIPYVSVATVSLGFPLEAVPRPLDGYGYIVPRTERRPVLACTWSSSKFPGRAPEGWALVRTFLGRAGDDPITELGEADLLRLAREELRAVLGITAEPGIARVHRWPRAMPQYTLGHLDRLARMGRALTAHPRLFLAGHAYRGLGMPDCIQSGEEAAEAVIRALPAADAILAAGRLWQP
- a CDS encoding amidase, producing MRTDAPVDRRHFLAYFSAMGFSGSLFPGVLWARLQQEREITKQMVAEAEKVAGLEFTDAQREEMLRGLNQNARAYAQLRNVALENAVPPAIQFDPVLPGMEVPSEVKKFRPSKVEKVRRPANFEEAAFWPVTHLAELVRTRQVTAAELTRMYLDRLKRYGEKPLEAVVTLTEERAIEQAARADQEIRRGRYRGPLHGIPWGAKDLLAVKGYRTTWGAKPYESQVIEEDATVVRRLDEAGAVLVAKLTLGALAQGDVWYGGMTRNPWKLDQGSSGSSAGPAAATVAGLVGFAIGSETLGSIVSPSTRTGATGLRPTFGRVSRHGAMALAWSMDKIGPLCRSVEDCALVLRAIQGPDGKDPAARDVPFNWDANVKPADLRIGLLKSAFEAERENKAFDDAALEVLRSLGAKLTPFELPADYPVAALRFILSAEAGAAFGGPALSGELDTMERSSWPNTFRQARFIPAVEYIQANRVRTLLMRAMHQAMKGFDVVVAPSFAQNLLLLTNLTGHPTVVLPNGFTPAGTPVSLSFVGKLWGEAEALALARAYQDATGFHLKQPAGLA
- a CDS encoding urate hydroxylase PuuD codes for the protein MEPQLRELLDLLLRWVHVIAGIMWIGNSLLFNWLDRNLLPPRETGRGFQGEAWLIHSGGFYLVQKTPLEGGELPRPLHWFKWQAYTTWLSGACLLLVVYYVSGGALLVDPAVSGIGPGAAILLSAGLLVAGWAVYELIWAWPLVRRERAATFLSLAILLAAGLALPHVLSGRAAFLQMGAMLGTLMAGNVATKIMPAQRQLVQAVGAGATPDAAVAARAKQRSIHNNYMTFPVIVLMVSSHFPGLYGHERNWLVLWILLAGGAVVRHLMNIRFTYRRWVPALAATAAAGAAALYLAGARPAGPGSRVAGAGPQDVGGDVAFSTARSVIDRRCAACHSANPADPSFGASPAGVAFDTPEQILARADRILARAVLTETMPPGNKTWMTPPERELLRRWLEQGAPLR